In one Solanum dulcamara chromosome 1, daSolDulc1.2, whole genome shotgun sequence genomic region, the following are encoded:
- the LOC129886467 gene encoding pleiotropic drug resistance protein 2-like isoform X3, giving the protein MASSMRENELVRSMSKKGSFSSASRRGSWASASLREAFGAPGGDVFVKSGRQDDEDELKWAAIERLPTYDRMRKGILKQVLDNGRVVHEQVDVAHMGMQEKKKLMDSILNGIDEDNERFLLRLKDRIERVGIDIPKIEIRFEHLSIEGDAYVGSRALPTLWNSTINSLEGLLGLLRLSPSKKKSVKILDDISGIVKPSKMTLLLGPPASGKTTLLKALAGKLEQDLRVKGKVTHCGHELKEFIPQRTCAYICQHDLHHGEMTVRETLDFSGRCFGVGSRYELLAELSRREKDSGIKPDPEIDAFMKAISVAGQKTNLVTDSVLKILGLDICSDTMVGDEMRRGISGGQKKRVTTGEMLVGPAKVFLMDEISTGLDSSTTFQIVKYMRQMVHIMNVTMIISLLQPAPETFDLFDEIILLSEGQVVYQGPRESVLEFFESVGFKCPERKGVADFLQEVTSKKDQEQYWYKKNVPYQFVSVHDFVEHFKSFHIGLKLFGEVQVPYDRSRTHPAALVKEKYGISNKELFKACLSREWLLMKRNSFVYIFKTVQITIMAIFTFTVFFRTKMKHGEAEDGGKFYGALFFSLLNVMFNGMAELAMTIFRLPVFFKQRDALFYPAWAFALPIWLLRIPISLMESGIWILLTYYTVGFAPAADRFFRQYLAYVGIHQMALGLFRFIAALGRTQVVANTLGTFTLLSVFVLGGFIIAKDDLQPWMKWAYYLSPMSYGQNAIVLVEFLDKRWNKVTDFQGKTVGIELLKARGMFTEDIWYWICVIALFAFSLFFNLCFVAALTYLKPLGDTKSIMVNEEGKNTSENINSNGADSATNKKGMVLPFHPLSLSFEHVNYYVDMPAEMKSQGIEETRLQLLREVSGAFRPGVLTALMGVSGAGKTTLMDVLAGRKTGGYIEGSICVSGYPKIQETFARVSGYCEQNDIHSPHVTVYESLLYSAWLRLPSDVVKGTRMMFVEEVMELVELTLLRDSLVGLPGVDGLSTEQRKRLTIAVELVANPSIIFMDEPTSGLDARAAAIVMRAVRNTVDTGRTVVCTIHQPSIDIFESFDELFLMKRGGQVIYAGPLGRNSQYLTEYFESIPGVNKIKDGYNPATWMLEVSAASIETQFGVNFAEIYTNSDLYRRNEELNKELSTPAPGSKDLYFPTKYSQPLMTQFKACFWKQHWSYWRNPQYNVIRFFMTTVIGIIFGVIFWDKGGKFEKQQDLSNLMGAMYAAVLFLGGTNTSAVQSVVAIERTVFYRERAAGMFSALPYAFAQVTVETIYVGIQTFLYSLILYSMIGFEWQADKFFWFYYYVFMCFVYFTLYGMMLVALTPNYQIAAIVMSFFLSFWNLFSGFLIPRMQIPIWWRWYYWGSPVAWTIYGLITSQLGDKTERVHVPSHDGTPSYIQLKDYLKQYLDYDYDFLGAVAAAHLAWVLLFFFVFVYAIRVLNFQKR; this is encoded by the exons ATGGCTTCATCAATGAGGGAAAATGAGCTGGTGAGGTCTATGAGCAAAAAGGGGAGTTTTTCGTCAGCTAGCAGGAGGGGTTCTTGGGCTTCAGCAAGCCTTCGCGAGGCATTTGGTGCACCGGGAGGGGATGTTTTCGTGAAAAGTGGGAGGCAAGATGATGAAGATGAGCTGAAATGGGCTGCAATTGAGAGGCTACCTACTTATGACAGAATGAGGAAGGGAATCTTGAAGCAAGTCTTGGACAATGGAAGAGTTGTTCATGAACAAGTTGATGTAGCGCATATGGGAatgcaagaaaagaagaaacttATGGATAGTATACTAAATGGTATTGATGAAGATAATGAGAGATTCCTTCTCAGGCTCAAAGATCGTATCGAAAG GGTTGGAATCGATATTCCAAAAATCGAAATCAGGTTTGAGCACTTGTCAATTGAAGGAGATGCGTACGTTGGCAGCAGAGCTCTTCCAACACTATGGAATTCAACCATCAACTCATTAGAG GGACTTCTTGGGCTTCTTAGGCTTTCACCATCTAAGAAGAAATCTGTCAAAATACTGGATGACATTTCTGGAATTGTAAAACCATCTAA GATGACGCTGCTTCTTGGACCTCCAGCCTCAGGAAAAACTACATTGTTGAAGGCACTTGCAGGAAAGCTGGAGCAAGATCTTAGG GTAAAGGGGAAGGTCACCCACTGTGGTCATGAACTCAAAGAGTTCATTCCCCAGAGAACTTGTGCTTATATCTGCCAGCATGATCTTCATCATGGTGAGATGACAGTAAGAGAGACCTTGGATTTCTCAGGGCGCTGCTTTGGAGTTGGTTCCAGATATGAACTGCTAGCTGAGCTCTCGAGACGAGAGAAAGATTCAGGAATTAAACCAGACCCTGAGATAGATGCATTCATGAAAGCCATATCAGTGGCTGGGCAAAAGACCAATTTGGTCACTGACTCTGTTCTTAAG ATACTTGGACTGGATATTTGTTCTGATACAATGGTGGGTGATGAAATGAGAAGGGGAATTTCTGGTGGGCAGAAGAAGCGTGTAACGACAG GAGAAATGTTGGTTGGACCTGCAAAAGTTTTCTTGATGGACGAAATCTCGACTGGTCTTGACAGTTCAACAACATTTCAAATAGTCAAATATATGAGACAGATGGTTCATATTATGAATGTGACCATGATAATCTCCCTTCTTCAGCCAGCCCCTGAAACCTTTGATCTATTTGATGAGATTATCTTGCTTTCAGAAGGGCAAGTTGTCTACCAAGGTCCACGTGAAAGCGTTCTTGAGTTCTTCGAGAGTGTTGGATTTAAATGTCCTGAAAGGAAAGGAGTTGCAGATTTTCTTCAAGAGGTTACTTCCAAGAAAGATCAAGAGCAATACTGGTACAAGAAGAACGTTCCCTATCAATTTGTGTCAGTACATGATTTTGTTGAGCACTTCAAATCCTTCCATATCGGGCTAAAGCTTTTCGGTGAAGTTCAAGTTCCTTATGACAGAAGTAGAACCCACCCTGCAGCATTGGTGAAAGAGAAGTATGGTATCTCTAACAAAGAACTCTTCAAGGCATGCTTATCAAGGGAGTGGTTGTTGATGAAACGCAACTCCTTCGTCTACATTTTCAAGACTGTTCAGATCACCATCATGGCTATCTTTACGTTCACTGTATTCTTTAGAACGAAAATGAAGCATGGTGAAGCAGAAGATGGAGGAAAATTTTATGGTGCACTGTTTTTCAGCCTTCTCAATGTGATGTTCAATGGCATGGCTGAGCTTGCAATGACTATTTTCAGACTACCAGTCTTCTTTAAACAGAGAGATGCTTTATTTTACCCAGCATGGGCTTTTGCCCTTCCAATTTGGCTCCTTAGGATCCCCATCTCATTGATGGAATCAGGAATATGGATCCTCCTCACATACTACACTGTTGGATTTGCACCTGCAGCTGATAG GTTTTTCCGTCAGTATTTGGCCTATGTGGGAATTCACCAGATGGCGTTGGGACTCTTCCGTTTCATTGCAGCCCTTGGAAGAACACAAGTTGTGGCCAACACTCTTGGTACCTTCACATTGTTGTCAGTTTTTGTCCTTGGTGGATTTATCATTGCCAAAG ATGACCTCCAACCTTGGATGAAATGGGCATATTACCTTTCCCCCATGTCATACGGACAGAACGCTATAGTTCTTGTTGAATTTCTTGATAAAAGATGGAACAAGGTAACTGA CTTTCAAGGGAAAACAGTTGGAATAGAGCTTCTTAAAGCCAGAGGGATGTTCACTGAGGACATTTGGTACTGGATTTGTGTTATTGCACTGTTTGCGTTCTCCTTGTTTTTCAACCTCTGCTTTGTTGCAGCACTCACATACCTAAAAC CTCTTGGAGATACTAAATCTATTATGGTCAATGAAGAAG GAAAGAACACTTcagaaaatataaattcaaacGGTGCAGACAGCGCAACCAACAAAAAGGGCATGGTGCTGCCCTTCCATCCTTTGTCCCTTTCATTTGAGCATGTGAATTACTATGTTGATATGCCTGCT GAAATGAAAAGCCAAGGAATTGAAGAAACGCGACTCCAGCTTCTACGAGAAGTGAGTGGTGCTTTTAGACCAGGTGTGCTAACAGCATTAATGGGTGTGAGTGGTGCTGGAAAGACTACTTTGATGGATGTTTTAGCTGGAAGAAAAACCGGTGGATACATTGAAGGGAGTATCTGTGTTTCTGGCTATCCAAAGATCCAAGAGACCTTCGCTCGAGTTAGTGGCTACTGTGAACAAAATGACATTCATTCTCCACATGTCACTGTTTATGAATCTCTTCTATACTCAGCGTGGCTGCGTCTTCCTTCAGATGTCGTCAAGGGAACTCGAATG ATGTTTGTGGAGGAAGTGATGGAGTTGGTTGAGCTTACATTATTGAGAGATTCTCTAGTTGGCCTTCCAGGAGTTGATGGATTATCTACTGAACAAAGAAAGCGGCTTACTATAGCTGTGGAGTTGGTTGCTAATCCTTCCATCATCTTCATGGATGAGCCTACGTCCGGTCTGGATGCTCGAGCTGCTGCAATCGTCATGAGAGCTGTAAGGAACACTGTGGATACCGGAAGAACTGTAGTTTGCACAATTCATCAACCAAGTATCGACATATTTGAATCATTTGATGAG TTATTCTTGATGAAAAGAGGAGGACAAGTCATTTATGCTGGACCCCTCGGTCGCAATTCTCAATACTTGACAGAGTATTTTGAA TCTATTCCCGGGGTTAACAAGATCAAAGATGGATATAATCCTGCTACTTGGATGCTTGAGGTCAGTGCTGCATCCATTGAGACTCAGTTCGGTGTAAACTTTGCAGAAATTTATACCAACTCTGATCTGTATAG GAGAAATGAAGAACTAAATAAGGAGCTAAGTACTCCAGCACCAGGGTCCAAGGACCTGTACTTCCCTACCAAGTACTCTCAGCCTCTAATGACTCAATTCAAGGCATGTTTCTGGAAACAGCATTGGTCTTATTGGAGGAATCCACAGTACAATGTCATCAGATTTTTCATGACAACGGTCATTGGAATTATATTTGGCGTCATTTTCTGGGACAAAGGAGGAAAATT CGAAAAACAGCAGGACCTTTCAAATCTTATGGGAGCAATGTATGCTGCTGTTCTATTTCTTGGAGGAACAAACACTTCTGCTGTACAATCTGTTGTAGCTATCGAGAGAACAGTGTTCTACCGCGAAAGAGCAGCAGGGATGTTTTCAGCCTTGCCATATGCTTTTGCTCAG GTTACTGTGGAAACAATCTATGTCGGGATCCAAACTTTCCTTTACAGCCTAATCCTTTACTCGATGATTGGATTCGAGTGGCAAGCTGACAAGTTCTTCTGGTTCTACTACTACGTGTTCATGTGCTTCGTCTACTTCACACTCTATGGAATGATGCTTGTAGCCCTCACTCCAAATTACCAGATAGCAGCAATTGTCATGTCTTTCTTCCTCAGCTTCTGGAACCTCTTCTCTGGTTTCCTCATTCCTAGGATG CAAATTCCAATATGGTGGAGGTGGTACTACTGGGGTTCACCAGTTGCATGGACAATTTATGGTCTCATTACATCTCAATTGGGAGACAAAACAGAACGTGTTCATGTTCCTAGTCATGATGGTACTCCTAGTTATATTCAACTGAAGGATTACCTCAAACAATACTTGGATTATGATTATGACTTTCTTGGAGCAGTTGCTGCTGCCCATCTTGCTTGGgtgcttctcttcttctttgtctttGTTTATGCCATCAGAGTCCTCAACTTCCAAAAGAGATAA